DNA from Nocardioides yefusunii:
TCGACGCCGACGCCGACGGCATCGCGCTCGGTGAGGGCATCGCCGCGGTCGTGCTCAAGCGTCGCGTCGACGCCGAGCGTGACGGCGACCGGATCTACGCCGTGATCGACGCCGTCGCCGGATCCTCCGACGGCCGGCACCTGGGCCTCACCGCTCCCCGCAAGGAGGGGCAGCAGCGTGCTGTCGCGCGCGCCCTGGAGGCGTCCGGTGTCTCGCTCACCGAGGTCGGTCTGGTCGAGGCGCACGGCACCGGCACCGTCGTCGGGGACCGCACCGAGATGGCGACCCTGACCGAACTCTTCGCCGAGGCCGACGTCGAGCCGGGATCAGTGGTCCTGGGCTCGGTGAAGTCCCAGATCGGGCACACCAAGTGCACAGCCGGGCTCGCCGGACTCGTGAAGGTCGCCAAGGCCCTGCACCACGCGGTGCTCCCGCCGACGATCAACCTCGACGACCCCAACCCGTACTACGACGCCCAGGCGTCCCCGTTCCGCTTCCACGACACTGCACGCCCCTGGGCCGCGGCCACGCGTCGGGCCGGGGTGAGCGCCTTCGGCTTCGGCGGCACCAACTTCCACGCCGTCGTCTCCGCCTACGAGGGCGGGGACCGTCCCGCGCACAAGGTCGCGCAGTGGCCCGCCGAACTGTTCGTCGTCCGGGCGGTCGACGAGGCCACAGCAGCCAATCGGCTCGACGACCTGCGCGCCTTGGTCGACGGCGTCCTCGCCTCCGACCCGGGCGCCCAGCGTCACCGTCTGCGTGACCTCGCCCGGACCGTCTCGACCTCGGGCCGTGGTGCAGTGCGGGCAGCCTTCGTGGCCGGGTCGTTCCTGGAACTGCGCCAGGAACTCGACCGGCTGCTCGACGAGGCCGGGTCGTACGGCCTACCTGCTGCCCCTGACGCCGCCGAACGCGGCAAGGTCGCGTTCCTCTACCCGGGTCAGGGCTCCCAGCGTCCGGGCATGCTCAACGACCTCTTCGTGACGTTCTCCGCACTCGACGACGTCGCCGCGCTCGCGGAGCCGTGGGCAGCGGAACTGTTCCCGCCGGCCGGTTTCACCGCCGCCCAGCGCGCCGCCCAGCGGGCCGCGATCACCGCCACCGAAGTCGCCCAGCCGACCCTCGGGGTAGCAGCGCTCGCGATGACCCGGATGCTCCGCAGCGTCGGCGTGCAGCCCGACGTCGCCGGAGGCCACTCCTACGGTGAGCTCGCGGCGCTGGCTGCTGCCGGCGTGATGGACGACGCCACCCTGCTGCGACTCTCCGCGGTGCGCGGCCAGGCCGTGCTGGACGCCGTCGAGGCGTCGGGCGGAGACCCGGGCACGATGGCTGCGGTCTCGCTGACGATCGAGGAACTGCTGCCGCGTCTGACCGCCTTCGACGGCGTCGTGGTGGCCAACCACAACGCCCCGCGTCAGGTCGTCGTCTCGGGCCCGACGGCGAGCGTCCACGCCGCGGTCGAGGCGTGGGAGGCCGACGGGGTCCGCGCCACGCTGATCCCGGTGGCCTGTGCCTTCCACTCCCCGCTCGTGGCCCGCGCGAGCGAGTCGCTGGCTGCTGAACTCGCTGCTCTCGACCTCTCCGCGCCGCAGTTCCCGGTGTGGTCCAACGTCACCGCGGAGCCGTACCCCGGTGTCGGATCCAGCACCGGCGACGACGCGGTCGAGGTCCTCAAGGGCCTGCTGTCCTCGCAGGTCAGCGACGGCGTCCGGTTCGTCGACCAGATCGAGTCGATGTACGCCGCCGGCGTCCGCGTCTTCGTCGAAGCAGGTCCCGGACGGGTCCTCGGCGGCCAGGTCGCAAAGATCCTCGGCGACCGCCCGCACACCGTCGTCGCGACCGACGTGAACGGCGAGAACGGGGTCCGCCGCTTCCTGCAGGCAGTCGCCGATCTGGCGATGGCCGGCGTCGAGGTGGACACCCGCAGCCTCTTCCTCGAACGCGCCGAGGACGTCGACCTGCGCACCTGGCCACTCAAGGCCCCTGGCTGGACCGTCAGCGGCGCGTTCGTGCGTCGGGCCGACGGCACCGTGCTTCCCAACAGTCACCAGCCGGCCGACACGATGCCGGCCCTCTCCCCCGTCGCCACACCGGAGGTCTTCACGATGAGCAGCGCCCCGGTCGAGACCTCGTTCGACGACGTCTCCGCTTCCCCCGTTCTCGCCGGGACCGGAGCCGACGTGGTCCTCACCGAGTACCTGCGGTCGATGCGTCAGGTGGTCGCGGCCGAGCGTGACGTCGTGCTCCGCTACCTGGGAGCCACCCCGGCACCTGCCCCGTCCGGCGCCGTGACGGCCGCTGCTCCGTCCAGCGCCGTGACGGCAGCTCCGGCCTCGGTCACGGCTGCTTCGGCCGTTGCTCCGGCTGCCCGGCAGGCTGCTGCTCCGGCACCTGCTTCCCTGGTTCCGGCCCAGCGGGCGCCCGAACCCGTCGCGGCGGCACCAGCTGCGACCGTGGACCTCCTGCTGGCGGTCCAGGAAGTCGTCTCCGAACGCACCGGCTACCCCGTCGACATGCTCGAACCCGACCTCGACCTCGAGGCCGACCTCTCCATCGACTCCATCAAGCGGATCGAGATCGTCGGAGAACTCGCCCAGAAGATCGGACTGGGCTCAGGCGGACCGGGCGCAGGCGGCGCCGAACTCGACGAGAACGTCGTCGAAGAACTCTCCCGCCACAAGACCCTCGCCGCGATCGTCACCTGGATCGAAGGGATGCAGGGTGTGAGCAGCGCGCCCGGCACCTCTGCCCCGGCGGCCGCCACCGACGGCGCTGCTCCGGCTGCCGCGACGCCCACGGCCACGGCCACGGCCACGAGTCTCAGCGGCGACGCGTTGCTGCTGGCGGTCCAGGAAGTCGTCTCCGAACGCACCGGCTACCCCGTCGACATGCTCGAACCCGACCTCGACCTCGAGGCCGACCTCTCCATCGACTCCATCAAGCGGATCGAGATCGTCGGAGAACTCGCCCAGAAGATCGGGCTGGGCTCAGGCGGACCGGGCGCAGGCGGCGCCGAACTCGACGAGAACGTCGTCGAAGAACTCTCCCGCCACAAGACCCTCGCCGCGATCGTCACCTGGATCGAAGGCCTGAGCACGCCCGCTGCTGTCGCGTCGTCCGTCTCCGCCTCCGCCACGACGTCCGTGGGTGACGCCGTCGTGGTTCCTGCCCAGCCCACCCCGTCAGCAGCGGCACCGGAGCAGGTCATGGACCTCTCCACCGGTCTGTACGAGGTGGTCGTCGAACCCCTCGGGCCGGTCGTCTCCCTGGGCCGGATCAGTGGCTCCAGCGTCGCCCTGGTCGAGGGACACTCAGACCTCACGCCGGTGGTCGCCTCCGCTCTCACCGAGCGCGGTGCCCGCGTCGTCCGAGTCCCGTTCGAGGAGGTCAGCGCCCACACCGCGTTGCTGGCCGAGGTGGACGTCGTCGTTGATCTCTCCACCACCTCGGGCGACCCCCGGATCGACGCCCGCGACGTGTTCGCCGCCCTGCGTCCTGCCCTCCTGGGTCGGGCCCAGCGTCTGCTCGGCGTCGGTGTGGCCGCCCACGCCGCCGACGACGCCGTCGGGGCAGCCGTCCCGACCGGCCTACCCGGTCTCTTCCGTTCCTTGGCCCGTGAGCGTGAAGACCTCCTGGTCCGCGCCGTGGAGGTGACCACCGGCGACCTCGCCGGCGACCTGCACGCGCTGGCCGTCTGCCTCGTCGACGAGCTCCTCGACCTCGATGCCCCTGCGGCGGTCTCCTGGACCGGCGGGGTCCGTACCGCCCGCGTGGCGGGCCCGGCGATCGACCTCGAACAGCGAGTTTCGTCGCTCGGTCTGGATGCAGAGTCCGTCGTCGTCCTGACCGGCGGCGCCCGGGGCATCACCGCCCGGATCGCGGAGGGCATCGCCCGGACCACACCGTGCCGTCTCGTCCTGGTGGGTCGTTCGCCCGCCCCGTCGGGCGCCGAGGACCCCCGTCTTCGCGGCACCGACGACGCGCTCGCGCTACGCCGACGGATCCTCGAGAACGCCTCCTCCGACGGCGTGAAACTGACCCCCGCCGAGGTCGAGAAGCAGGTCTCCGCGGTGATCGCCGACCGCGAGGTGACCGCGACCCTGGCGCTGCTGCGCGAGCTGGGTTCGGATGCTGAGTACGTCTCGATGGACGTGCGTTCCCCCGGCTTCGGTGCACTGCTCGACGCCCTGCACGGCACCTTCGGACGCCTCGACGGCGTGATCCACGGCGCTGGCGTCCTCGACGACCGTCTGGTCCGCGACAAGACCGCCGAGGGCTTCGATCGGGTGTTCGGCACCAAGGTCGAGGGCGCCCGCGCGATCCTGGACCGGCAGCACCTGGGGATGCGGTTCGTGGTCCTCTTCGGCTCGGTCTCCGGGGTCTTCGGCAACAAGGGCCAGGTCGACTACGCGGCCGCCAACGACGCCCTCGACACCCTCGCCCAGATCCACGACGGCCGGCACGGCTGCCACGTGGTCTCCCTGGACTGGGGTCCGTGGGCCGGCGGCGGCATGGTGTCGCCCGAGCTCGAGCGGGAGTACGCACGCCGCGGCGTCGGCCTCCTCGACTCCGACGACGGTGTCACCGCACTCCTCAACGAGGTGGCCGGTGGTCGGGGCCGTCCCAGCCAGATCGTGGTGATGGCCGGCGAGCCCGCCGCCTTCGCACCGTCAGTGGCAGGTCGGGGCCGTCGTGCTGCCGACACGGTCGGACAGCCGTGAGCCGACGCCGACACCGCACCGGTGCGGATCCGCACCGCGACGACGTGGCCGTCGTCGGGGTCGCGGGTGTCTTCCCCGGCGCACCGGACGCGGCGACGTTCTGGTCCAACGTGAAGAACGGCGTCGACGCGATCAGCGATGCCCCGGCCCAGCGGTGGGACCCGGTCTTCCACGACGTCGACGGCAAGAGCGCGGACCGGTTCTACACCCGACGTGGCGGCTTCGTCGACGAGGTCGCGACCTTCGACCCGTTGGCGTTCGGGATCATGCCGAACGCTGCCGAGTACGCCGAACCCGACCAGTTGCTGGCTCTCTCCGCGGCGGCGGCAGCACTGTCCGACGCCGGTGACGTGCACGCACGCCTCGACCCCTCACGTGTCGCGGTGCTGCTGGGACGCGGCGGTTACCTGGGTGACGGCGTCGCCCGCCTCGACCAGCGGGTCCGCACCGCCCAGCAGGTCGTCGAGGTGCTGCGAGCAGTGGTCCCCGGCGTCACCGAGGGGCAGTTGCGTCAGGTCCGGGAGCAGTTCCACGACGCGTTGGGGCCTGAGCGCCCTGAGGCTTCGATCGGTCTCGTCCCCAACCTCGCGGCGTCACGGATCGCGAACCGTTTCGACTTCCACGGCCCGGCCTACACCGTCGACGCAGCGTGCGCGTCGTCGTTGATCGCGGTCTCCCAGGCCTGCGACCTGCTGCGTTCGGACCGCGCCGACCTGGTGCTCGCCGGCGGCGTCCACCACTGCCACGACCTCACGTTGTGGAGCGTCTTCACCCAACTCCGCGCCTTGTCCCCCTCGGGCGGGATCCGCCCGTTCTCCGCCGACGCCGACGGGATCCTGATCGGCGAGGGCACCGGCATCCTGGCGCTGCGTCGTTGGGAGGACGCCGTGCGTGACGGTGACCGGGTCTACGCGGTGATCCGCGGATCCGGTGTGGCCTCCGACGGACGCGCCTCGACCCCGATGAGCCCGGTGCAGTCGGGCCAGGTCGCCGCGGTGACCGCCGCATGGCGTCAGGCCGGCCTCGACCCCGCCGCAGCGGGCCTGGTCGAGGCCCACGGCACCGCGACCCCGCTGGGCGACCGCACCGAGATCGCGACCCTGCGTGAGGTGTTCGGCGACTCCGGCGCCCCGATCGGGCTGGGTTCGGTGAAGTCGATGATCGGGCACGCGATGCCTGCTGCGGGCGCCGCCGGGCTGGTGAAGACGGCGTTGGCGCTGCACGAGAAGGTGCTTCCCCCGACGCTGCACGCCGACACCCCGCACCCTGATCTGGCCGGGTCGCGTCTGGAACTCGTCGGTGCACTGCGCCCGTGGGACATCCCCACGCAGGGCCCGCGCCTGGCCGGTGTCAACGCGTTCGGATTCGGCGGGATCAACGCTCACGTCGTGCTGTCCGAAGCCCCCACCAGCGCTGCTTCGGCGGCGTTCCCGGGCGCGAACTCCCGCGCGGTCGACCCCGACGAGACGGTGCTGATGCTGGCCGGTGTCGACGCCGACGACCTGATCGCCCAGCTCGACGCCCTCGTGGCTGCCTCGCCGGACGGAGTCGCGACGTCGTCGTCTGTCCCGACCGGTGGACCGGCGCGTCTGGCAGTGGTCGCCCCCGATGCGAAGCGGATGACGCTGGCCCGCAAGGTGCTGGCGCGCGGCACCGCATTCCGGGGCCGCAACGACGTCTGGTTCGACCCGACCGGCCTGCTACACCCCGACGCAGGCGACGGCAAGGTCGCGTTCCTCTTCCCCGGCGTCGAGCCGGAGTTCGACCCCCGGGTCGACGACGTCGCCGAGCGGTTCGGGCTGGTCTGGGAAGGCTTCAGTTCCACCGACGCCGGGCTGCAGACCCAGGGCCGCGGCATCGTCAACGTCGGACGTCTCCTGGCTGCCGCTCTCGACCGTCTCGGCGTGCAGGCCGACCTGATGGCCGGCCACAGCCTCGGTGAGTGGACCGGTCAGATCGTGTCCGGGATCGTCCCGCACGCCAGCGTCGACGATCTGCTCGCCTCCCTGCGCCCCGACGCCCTGGAGGTGCCCGACGTCGTCTTCGTCGCCCTCGGTGGCGGCGCCGGAGTGGCCCAGGAGATCGCCGACACCCTCCCTGACACCTACGTCTCCCACGACAACTGCACCCGCCAGTCGGTGATCTGCTGCCGTCCTGAGCAGGCTCCCGCGGTGCTGGAGAACGCCAAGGCCCGCAAGGTGATGGCGCAGGAACTGCCGTTCCGTTCGGGCTTCCACTCCCCGCTCTTCGAACCGTTCGCCCAGGGTGTGCTGCGCGAATTCGGCAGCGTGCCGCTGAACCCGGCGCAGGTGCCGATGTGGTCGGCGACGACGCTGGCGCCCTACCCCGACGACCGCGACGAGATCCTCGCGTTGGGCGGACGTCATCTGGTGGAGCAGGTCCGGTTCCGCGAACTCACCGAGAAGCTGCACGCCGGGGGCGTACGCGCGTTCGTGCAGGTCGGTTCCGGCAGCCTCACCGGTTTCCTCGACGACACCCTGCGCGACGTCGACGTCCTCACCGTCTCCGCTCTCAGCGCCCCCGGCGCGCGGGTCAGCACCACCGGGCTGGGACAGCTGCGTCGGGTGGCGGCGGCGCTCTGGTCGGCTGGCCTCGACCTCGACCTGTCGCTGCTCGGCCACCCGGGGGCGGAGGTCGCTGCGACTGGGGCGGGCCCGCGGCCGGTCCCGGTGGGGCGTGCGACGCGACTGCGGATGGGGGCGCCGCTGGTGCGGGACCTGACGCCGCTCGACCTCGGCGCGGTTGTTCCTGCCACCCCTGCCATCCCTGCCACCCCTGCCGCTGCCGCTGCGGGACGTCATCAGATTCCGGTGCCAGGGCCCTCGATTCCTATGACGTCCGCCGACGTGAACGGCTCGGGGCCGGTGGTCTCGGAGTTCGCCGCGCTGGTCCAAGAGGCCACAGCCGCGGCGCAGCAGGTGATCGCGGCCGCTGCGGCCGCACCCGTGCGTCCCCGTCCCACGCCGGTCGCAGCACCGCCGGCCCGCCGGCTCACGCCCGTCGCGAGCGAACGCGAAACCCTCGTGCCGCTCTCGGTCGAGGCCCAGCCGTGGTGGGGCGACCACGCCTTCTACCCGCAGCAGCCCGGCTGGCCGGTGCTGGAGGACCGCTTCCCGCTGGTTCCGTTGACGGGCCTGGTCGAGATGATGGGCGACGCCGCCCGTGAACTCGTGCCGGGCAGCGTCGTGGTGTCGATCAGTGACGTCCGTGCGTTCCGGTGGCTCGCCGTCGAACCGGCGGTCGAGGCCCGTCTGGTGGCGAAGATCGACGACGACGCCAGCGCCGCCGCGCGCGCCGTCCACGGCCCGGACACGTTCGTCGTGCGGACGTCGTTCGAGGGGCACTGCCGCGCCGTCGTCACCCTCAGCGGCGCGCACCCGGCCGCGCCGGCCCCCGCTGCGCCCCCGGTCACCGGCGTGATCGACCGGGCGTGGACCCCTGAGACGATCTACCCCGACGGGCACCTCTTCCACGGTCCCGCCTACCAAGGGATCGTCTCGATGGAGGCGTTCGGCGTCAACGGCGCTGCTGGCCACCTGCTCACCAAGCCCTACCCGGGGTCGCTGCTCGACAACGCCGGGCAGATCTTCGGCCTCTGGGTCGCGGCGCGCGCCGACAAGGACCGTCTGGTGCTGCCGACCAGCGTCGACGAGTTCGCGTTCTTCGGCGAACACCCGACGACGGGCACGCGGGTCAACTGCGTCGTCACGATCACCGAGGTCGCCGAGACGTTCGTCCGCGCGGATCTCGAACTCACCGTCGAGGGACGGGTCTGGTGTCGGATCTCGGGCTGGGAGGACCGTCGTTTCCAGTCCGACGACCGCCTCTTCATGGTGCTGCGTGAACCCGGTGAACGGCTCCTGGCCCTGCCGCGCCCGGGAGGATGGTTCCTCACCGTCGAGGGCTGGCCCGACTCCGCCTCCCGCGAGGTCGTGATGCGGCGATTCC
Protein-coding regions in this window:
- a CDS encoding type I polyketide synthase encodes the protein MPHVTTAGAAAHHSAAHHSAAHHSAAHHRTETPELVVAADPVGRTNAALVTAAQRAGGTGLVDAPDLTALQDVLADLARRRSTGGWMRPGAGLLSRGVGHDDALDTALDDAFSAVVLDATLLDDLGAPWEDTAALWRTPRRRVLAQVTSRDAAVAAVEGGADGLVVVGCEAGGRVGTTQSFVLLQQTVDLGVPVWVRGGTGLHTTAAVVAGGGAGVVVDTQLGLLREAALPATTAAALRLMDGSETRVVGGHRLYTRPDLEVAALDDAVTSAEVAARLGADLHSDLVPLGQDCGVASDWATRFVTVGGVVQALRESVTTHLDALRAGDPLAPGSALAATHGTQYPIAQGPMTRVSDRAEFAAAVAEGGGLPFLALALLPAAEVRSLLAETAALLGDRPWGVGLLGFAPADLLAAQLEVVTEVSPPFALIAGGRPSQAAALEADGIASYLHVPSPGLLDAFLADGARSFVFEGRECGGHVGPRSSFALWEAQVERLLQVNDPQNLRILLAGGIHDARSAAMAAAAVAPLAARGAQVGVLMGTAYLFTTEAVASGAIQETFQEVAVDCERTMLVETAPGHATRCVETEFARAFAERKAELESAGVDAKSRWAELEQLNLGRLRIASKGLVRTDGTLQSVDVDRQIAEGMYMIGEVATLRDEVTDIAALHASVSVGSVSWVHEHLGLDVETDDEVATEADPFDIAIIGMETFLPGAVGTEQFWANVVAGTDHVTEVPAERWDTDLYFDAETYDKRQGGRTTPSKWGGFVDAIGFDPLSHGIPPASLAAIEPVQLLALEVASRALADAGYAQRSFDRERASVVFGAESGNELGGAYGIRAFLPQLFGQVPDELENWLPSLTEDSFPGVLANVIAGRIANRLDLGGVNYTVDAACGSSLAALDAACKELRQGSSDLVIAGGADLHNGLNDYLMFASVHALSPTGRCRTFDADADGIALGEGIAAVVLKRRVDAERDGDRIYAVIDAVAGSSDGRHLGLTAPRKEGQQRAVARALEASGVSLTEVGLVEAHGTGTVVGDRTEMATLTELFAEADVEPGSVVLGSVKSQIGHTKCTAGLAGLVKVAKALHHAVLPPTINLDDPNPYYDAQASPFRFHDTARPWAAATRRAGVSAFGFGGTNFHAVVSAYEGGDRPAHKVAQWPAELFVVRAVDEATAANRLDDLRALVDGVLASDPGAQRHRLRDLARTVSTSGRGAVRAAFVAGSFLELRQELDRLLDEAGSYGLPAAPDAAERGKVAFLYPGQGSQRPGMLNDLFVTFSALDDVAALAEPWAAELFPPAGFTAAQRAAQRAAITATEVAQPTLGVAALAMTRMLRSVGVQPDVAGGHSYGELAALAAAGVMDDATLLRLSAVRGQAVLDAVEASGGDPGTMAAVSLTIEELLPRLTAFDGVVVANHNAPRQVVVSGPTASVHAAVEAWEADGVRATLIPVACAFHSPLVARASESLAAELAALDLSAPQFPVWSNVTAEPYPGVGSSTGDDAVEVLKGLLSSQVSDGVRFVDQIESMYAAGVRVFVEAGPGRVLGGQVAKILGDRPHTVVATDVNGENGVRRFLQAVADLAMAGVEVDTRSLFLERAEDVDLRTWPLKAPGWTVSGAFVRRADGTVLPNSHQPADTMPALSPVATPEVFTMSSAPVETSFDDVSASPVLAGTGADVVLTEYLRSMRQVVAAERDVVLRYLGATPAPAPSGAVTAAAPSSAVTAAPASVTAASAVAPAARQAAAPAPASLVPAQRAPEPVAAAPAATVDLLLAVQEVVSERTGYPVDMLEPDLDLEADLSIDSIKRIEIVGELAQKIGLGSGGPGAGGAELDENVVEELSRHKTLAAIVTWIEGMQGVSSAPGTSAPAAATDGAAPAAATPTATATATSLSGDALLLAVQEVVSERTGYPVDMLEPDLDLEADLSIDSIKRIEIVGELAQKIGLGSGGPGAGGAELDENVVEELSRHKTLAAIVTWIEGLSTPAAVASSVSASATTSVGDAVVVPAQPTPSAAAPEQVMDLSTGLYEVVVEPLGPVVSLGRISGSSVALVEGHSDLTPVVASALTERGARVVRVPFEEVSAHTALLAEVDVVVDLSTTSGDPRIDARDVFAALRPALLGRAQRLLGVGVAAHAADDAVGAAVPTGLPGLFRSLAREREDLLVRAVEVTTGDLAGDLHALAVCLVDELLDLDAPAAVSWTGGVRTARVAGPAIDLEQRVSSLGLDAESVVVLTGGARGITARIAEGIARTTPCRLVLVGRSPAPSGAEDPRLRGTDDALALRRRILENASSDGVKLTPAEVEKQVSAVIADREVTATLALLRELGSDAEYVSMDVRSPGFGALLDALHGTFGRLDGVIHGAGVLDDRLVRDKTAEGFDRVFGTKVEGARAILDRQHLGMRFVVLFGSVSGVFGNKGQVDYAAANDALDTLAQIHDGRHGCHVVSLDWGPWAGGGMVSPELEREYARRGVGLLDSDDGVTALLNEVAGGRGRPSQIVVMAGEPAAFAPSVAGRGRRAADTVGQP
- a CDS encoding type I polyketide synthase; amino-acid sequence: MSRRRHRTGADPHRDDVAVVGVAGVFPGAPDAATFWSNVKNGVDAISDAPAQRWDPVFHDVDGKSADRFYTRRGGFVDEVATFDPLAFGIMPNAAEYAEPDQLLALSAAAAALSDAGDVHARLDPSRVAVLLGRGGYLGDGVARLDQRVRTAQQVVEVLRAVVPGVTEGQLRQVREQFHDALGPERPEASIGLVPNLAASRIANRFDFHGPAYTVDAACASSLIAVSQACDLLRSDRADLVLAGGVHHCHDLTLWSVFTQLRALSPSGGIRPFSADADGILIGEGTGILALRRWEDAVRDGDRVYAVIRGSGVASDGRASTPMSPVQSGQVAAVTAAWRQAGLDPAAAGLVEAHGTATPLGDRTEIATLREVFGDSGAPIGLGSVKSMIGHAMPAAGAAGLVKTALALHEKVLPPTLHADTPHPDLAGSRLELVGALRPWDIPTQGPRLAGVNAFGFGGINAHVVLSEAPTSAASAAFPGANSRAVDPDETVLMLAGVDADDLIAQLDALVAASPDGVATSSSVPTGGPARLAVVAPDAKRMTLARKVLARGTAFRGRNDVWFDPTGLLHPDAGDGKVAFLFPGVEPEFDPRVDDVAERFGLVWEGFSSTDAGLQTQGRGIVNVGRLLAAALDRLGVQADLMAGHSLGEWTGQIVSGIVPHASVDDLLASLRPDALEVPDVVFVALGGGAGVAQEIADTLPDTYVSHDNCTRQSVICCRPEQAPAVLENAKARKVMAQELPFRSGFHSPLFEPFAQGVLREFGSVPLNPAQVPMWSATTLAPYPDDRDEILALGGRHLVEQVRFRELTEKLHAGGVRAFVQVGSGSLTGFLDDTLRDVDVLTVSALSAPGARVSTTGLGQLRRVAAALWSAGLDLDLSLLGHPGAEVAATGAGPRPVPVGRATRLRMGAPLVRDLTPLDLGAVVPATPAIPATPAAAAAGRHQIPVPGPSIPMTSADVNGSGPVVSEFAALVQEATAAAQQVIAAAAAAPVRPRPTPVAAPPARRLTPVASERETLVPLSVEAQPWWGDHAFYPQQPGWPVLEDRFPLVPLTGLVEMMGDAARELVPGSVVVSISDVRAFRWLAVEPAVEARLVAKIDDDASAAARAVHGPDTFVVRTSFEGHCRAVVTLSGAHPAAPAPAAPPVTGVIDRAWTPETIYPDGHLFHGPAYQGIVSMEAFGVNGAAGHLLTKPYPGSLLDNAGQIFGLWVAARADKDRLVLPTSVDEFAFFGEHPTTGTRVNCVVTITEVAETFVRADLELTVEGRVWCRISGWEDRRFQSDDRLFMVLREPGERLLALPRPGGWFLTVEGWPDSASREVVMRRFLRQDERGDHMSRNPRSQRARLLGRISAKDAVRDLAFDAGVARVFPAEVAIDNDDAGRPVVRTELPGTDRVEVSISHTLGGRPPAGKVAGNAAAVGVGVAIASRDGLPGIDVERVAERSTTFENAALTAAEKSLVGTYVRSLDADTGRLCRDRELTRWWAAKEAAAKANGTGLQGRPHDFEVHEVRPAPSAEDPLRVDLLVGDRWIATTSLVLDGVRVVEPTPEAITVTPDVTPHEEYIVAWTDR